In one Rutidosis leptorrhynchoides isolate AG116_Rl617_1_P2 chromosome 8, CSIRO_AGI_Rlap_v1, whole genome shotgun sequence genomic region, the following are encoded:
- the LOC139861806 gene encoding UMP-CMP kinase 3-like — MGTVLEAANKEATASTFGKKDPKVVFVLGGPGSGKGTQCANIVEHFGYTHLSAGDLLRAEIKSGSENGTMIQNMIKEGKIVPSEVTIKLLERAIAENENDKFLIDGFPRNEENRAAFEAVTKIEPEFVLYFDCPEEEMEKRLLGRNQGREDDNIDTIRKRFKVFMESSLPVIEYYNSKDKVRKIDAAKPVEEVFEAVKALFTPVNDKAAV; from the exons ATGGGGACTGTTCTTGAAGCTGCAAacaag GAAGCAACCGCAAGTACTTTCGGTAAAAAGGATCCTAAGGTTGTATTTGTCTTAG GTGGGCCAGGCAGCGGTAAAGGTACACAATGTGCAAATATTGTTGAGCATTTCGGGTATACCCATCTCAGTGCTGGAGACCTTCTCCGAGCAGAAATTAAATCTGGCTCAGAAAACGG GACGATGATTCAGAACATGATCAAGGAGGGAAAAATTGTTCCTTCAGAAGTTACAATCAAGCTTCTTGAAAGAGCAATTGcggaaaatgaaaatgataaatttttaattGATGGTTTCCCTCGTAATGAGGAAAATCGTGCCGCCTTTGAGGCAGTT ACTAAAATTGAACCGGAATTTGTTCTTTACTTTGATTGCCCTGAGGAAGAGATGGAGAAGCGCCTTTTGGGTCGAAATCAG GGGAGAGAAGATGATAACATTGACACAATTAGAAAGCGCTTTAAAGTTTTTATGGAATCTAGTCTCCCTGTTATTGAATATTACAACTCCAAAGACAAGGTCCGAAAG ATTGATGCTGCCAAGCCTGTTGAAGAAGTTTTTGAAGCAGTCAAGGCCCTGTTCACACCAGTAAATGACAAG GCTGCTGTGTAG